In one Anticarsia gemmatalis isolate Benzon Research Colony breed Stoneville strain chromosome 9, ilAntGemm2 primary, whole genome shotgun sequence genomic region, the following are encoded:
- the LOC142975356 gene encoding lysozyme-like — protein sequence MHKYMIVVLVVAALCAQSEAKVFTRCGLVQELRRQGFPEKELSEWICIIETESNRDSATAGGGYYGLFQIGQHWCSKTTSPGKACNVTCSDLTTDDITKASNCAKRIMKSQGFKGWATGARCEGKRLPDISDC from the exons ATGCACAAGTACATGATAGTCGTGCTCGTTGTAGCAGCTCTCTGTGCGCAGAGCGAAGCCAAAGTGTTCACGAGATGCGGCTTGGTGCAGGAACTGAGGAGACAAGGCTTCCCAGAAAAAGAACTTAGCGAAt GGATATGTATAATCGAGACTGAAAGTAACCGAGACTCCGCAACAGCAGGCGGCGGATACTACGGTCTTTTTCAAATCGGTCAACATTGGTGCAGTAAGACTACGAGTCCAGGGAAGGCATGCAATGTCACTTGTTCAG ACCTAACAACAGATGATATCACTAAAGCTTCAAACTGCGCAAAGAGGATAATGAAAAGCCAAGGCTTTAAGGGATGGGCTACGGGAGCCAGGTGCGAAGGCAAAAGACTACCAGACATCAGCGACTGCTGA